A stretch of Synechococcus sp. MIT S9220 DNA encodes these proteins:
- a CDS encoding FecR domain-containing protein, which yields MSFFRQIVVFSSCLTISLIGTAPVFADSQKATIEEILDGDELFIDDQKAKVEQKAQPPQVISTGLSRGQIGFSGGAVGRINRQSLVKLGSSCFLLNKGQILISGRQDGCTSSSRLSVRGTNYVLKVSDDGSTDLAVLEGSVEVTDNSGEQEAVTVEAGQRLQLSPAGVVIGLLQLAAGDYQRILDGPLFIGYTAPLPGLADLRRYLNLNVPGLRIPSVPGSQIRITPSLPSVPSPVRFF from the coding sequence ATGAGCTTCTTCCGCCAGATCGTCGTATTCAGCTCCTGCCTGACAATCTCACTGATTGGAACGGCTCCGGTTTTTGCTGACTCCCAGAAAGCCACCATCGAGGAAATTCTGGACGGAGACGAACTGTTCATTGACGATCAAAAAGCCAAAGTCGAGCAAAAAGCCCAGCCGCCGCAAGTCATCAGCACAGGACTGAGCCGCGGCCAGATTGGCTTCAGCGGAGGTGCTGTTGGTCGAATCAACCGCCAATCGCTGGTCAAGCTCGGCAGCAGCTGTTTCCTGCTGAACAAAGGCCAGATTCTGATCTCAGGCCGTCAGGACGGTTGTACGTCCTCAAGCCGATTGAGCGTTCGCGGCACCAATTACGTTCTCAAAGTCAGTGATGACGGAAGTACAGATCTGGCCGTACTGGAAGGCTCCGTTGAAGTGACGGACAACAGCGGTGAGCAGGAGGCCGTCACCGTTGAAGCAGGCCAACGCCTTCAACTCAGTCCTGCGGGTGTGGTGATCGGACTGCTGCAATTGGCTGCAGGGGACTACCAGAGAATCCTTGATGGCCCCCTGTTCATCGGCTACACGGCTCCATTACCGGGGTTGGCTGATCTCAGGCGTTATCTGAATCTGAATGTGCCTGGTTTACGCATCCCCAGCGTGCCGGGAAGCCAGATCCGAATCACACCCAGCCTGCCCAGCGTGCCGAGCCCAGTTCGTTTCTTCTGA
- the ndk gene encoding nucleoside-diphosphate kinase, giving the protein MTTERTFIAIKPDGVQRGLVGEILGRFESKGFKLVALKQITPSRDLAEQHYGVHKERPFFAGLVDFITSGPVVAMVWEGDGVIASARKLIGATKPLEAEPGTIRGDLAVNIGRNVIHGSDAPETAQFEIGLWFQASELNDWSPSDQAWRVEA; this is encoded by the coding sequence ATGACCACCGAACGCACGTTCATCGCCATCAAGCCCGATGGTGTCCAACGCGGGCTGGTGGGTGAAATCCTCGGCCGCTTCGAGAGCAAGGGTTTCAAGCTGGTTGCCCTGAAGCAGATCACTCCCAGCCGCGATCTGGCTGAACAGCACTACGGCGTTCACAAGGAGCGTCCTTTCTTTGCTGGCCTGGTCGATTTCATCACGTCTGGTCCTGTGGTGGCCATGGTCTGGGAAGGTGATGGTGTGATCGCCAGTGCTCGCAAGCTCATCGGTGCCACCAAGCCCCTCGAGGCTGAGCCCGGCACCATCCGTGGTGACCTGGCTGTCAATATCGGCCGCAATGTGATTCACGGCTCTGATGCCCCTGAAACCGCTCAGTTTGAGATCGGTCTCTGGTTCCAGGCTTCTGAGCTCAATGACTGGTCCCCGTCCGATCAGGCCTGGCGTGTTGAGGCCTGA
- the gatB gene encoding Asp-tRNA(Asn)/Glu-tRNA(Gln) amidotransferase subunit GatB — protein sequence MSAPAATEQAWEAVIGLETHVQLGTDSKIFTAASTTFGDDPNTHIDPVVCGLPGTLPVLNQKVLEYAVKASMGLNLNVAEHCKFDRKQYFYPDLPKNYQITQYDEPIAEEGWIEVEVAEKGKDTYLKKIGIERLHMEEDAGKLVHAGSDRLAGSTHSLVDYNRAGVALAEIVSKPDLRTGREAAEYASEIRRIVRYIGVSDGNMQEGSLRCDVNISVRRGPDAPFGTKVEIKNMNSFSAIQKACEYEIQRQIKAYESGEPIVQETRLWDEGKQLTKSMRSKEGASDYRYFPDPDLGPIEVSVEQREAWRAELPELPAAKRHRYADDLGLSQYDARVLTDERPMADYFEAVVSDGADAKLSANWITGDIAAYVNSNRLSYAELPFRPDQLAEMVKLIDGGKISGKIAKEILPELLEKGGSPKAIVDERGLGMISDPGAITAIVEELLAAHPGEVEAFRGGKTKLQGFFVGQLMKKTGGKADPKLANQILSQKLKG from the coding sequence ATGTCGGCACCTGCAGCGACTGAACAGGCCTGGGAAGCTGTGATCGGCCTGGAAACCCATGTGCAGCTGGGCACCGACAGCAAGATTTTCACGGCAGCTTCCACCACCTTTGGGGATGATCCCAACACCCACATTGATCCGGTGGTGTGTGGTCTGCCGGGAACGCTGCCGGTGTTGAACCAGAAGGTGCTCGAGTATGCGGTCAAGGCTTCGATGGGCCTGAATCTGAACGTTGCGGAGCACTGCAAGTTCGATCGCAAGCAGTATTTCTATCCGGATCTCCCGAAGAACTACCAAATCACTCAATACGACGAGCCGATCGCGGAAGAGGGTTGGATCGAGGTGGAGGTGGCTGAAAAGGGCAAGGACACCTATCTCAAAAAGATCGGCATTGAGCGCCTTCATATGGAGGAAGATGCGGGCAAGCTCGTGCACGCCGGCAGTGATCGTCTCGCGGGATCCACCCATTCGTTGGTGGATTACAACCGTGCTGGAGTGGCGCTCGCAGAAATCGTCAGTAAGCCTGATCTGCGCACGGGTCGTGAAGCTGCTGAATACGCGTCGGAGATACGTCGGATTGTGCGTTACATCGGTGTCAGCGACGGCAACATGCAGGAGGGATCGCTGCGCTGCGACGTGAACATCTCCGTGCGCCGCGGACCCGATGCCCCCTTCGGCACCAAGGTGGAGATCAAGAACATGAACTCCTTCTCCGCGATTCAGAAGGCCTGCGAATACGAGATCCAGCGCCAGATCAAGGCCTATGAAAGCGGCGAGCCGATTGTTCAGGAGACCCGTCTCTGGGATGAGGGCAAGCAGCTCACCAAGAGCATGCGCAGCAAGGAAGGGGCCAGCGATTACCGCTATTTCCCCGACCCTGATCTTGGGCCCATTGAAGTGAGCGTTGAACAGCGTGAGGCGTGGAGGGCGGAACTGCCTGAGTTGCCAGCCGCCAAGCGGCATCGCTATGCCGATGATCTGGGTCTGTCTCAGTACGACGCTCGCGTGCTCACCGATGAGCGTCCGATGGCCGATTACTTCGAGGCCGTGGTGAGTGACGGTGCTGACGCCAAGCTCTCAGCCAACTGGATCACAGGCGACATCGCTGCTTATGTGAACAGCAACCGGCTGAGTTACGCCGAACTCCCTTTCCGTCCTGATCAGCTGGCGGAGATGGTGAAGCTGATCGACGGCGGCAAGATCAGCGGCAAGATTGCCAAGGAAATCCTCCCTGAACTGCTCGAAAAGGGCGGTTCACCCAAGGCGATCGTGGATGAGCGTGGGCTGGGAATGATCAGCGATCCTGGAGCGATTACCGCCATCGTTGAAGAGCTGCTCGCGGCTCATCCCGGGGAGGTTGAGGCGTTCCGTGGCGGCAAGACCAAGCTTCAGGGCTTCTTTGTGGGCCAGCTGATGAAAAAGACCGGTGGCAAGGCAGATCCCAAGCTTGCCAACCAGATTCTCAGCCAAAAACTCAAGGGATGA
- the coaE gene encoding dephospho-CoA kinase (Dephospho-CoA kinase (CoaE) performs the final step in coenzyme A biosynthesis.), with protein sequence MSATSRWHGAQHRIGLTGGIASGKSSVARYLQDLGIVVLDADRYAHEALKAGSQASEAVLKRYGRQVEAAPDCDIERSSGQRSINRRELGRIVFHNPDERRWLEQTIHPMVRARFELELDSHPETSTVVLMIPLLFEADLTEMVSEIWVVHCLPAQQLERLKQRDRLSTAEAEARINAQWPMSRKCEQADLLLDNCSAPIRWEREIQTRLAQINPSQPLIP encoded by the coding sequence TTGAGTGCAACATCCCGCTGGCACGGTGCACAGCACCGCATCGGTCTCACCGGTGGCATCGCCAGCGGCAAAAGCAGCGTTGCGCGCTACTTGCAAGACCTTGGGATTGTGGTTCTGGATGCAGACCGCTACGCCCATGAAGCGCTGAAGGCTGGAAGTCAGGCCTCTGAAGCCGTGCTCAAGCGTTATGGACGACAGGTTGAAGCTGCACCGGATTGCGACATCGAGCGGAGCTCAGGTCAACGCAGCATCAATCGCCGCGAGCTGGGCAGGATCGTCTTCCACAACCCAGACGAACGACGATGGCTTGAGCAGACCATCCACCCCATGGTCCGTGCGCGCTTTGAGCTTGAACTTGACAGTCATCCAGAAACGTCAACCGTCGTGTTGATGATTCCGCTTCTGTTTGAGGCCGATCTCACAGAGATGGTCTCCGAAATCTGGGTGGTCCACTGCCTGCCGGCACAGCAGCTTGAGCGTCTGAAGCAGCGTGACCGTCTCAGCACGGCCGAGGCCGAAGCAAGAATCAACGCTCAATGGCCCATGAGCCGGAAATGCGAACAGGCCGACCTGCTGCTCGACAACTGTTCAGCGCCAATCCGCTGGGAACGAGAGATCCAGACGAGGCTTGCGCAGATCAACCCCAGTCAGCCCTTGATCCCCTGA
- the thiO gene encoding glycine oxidase ThiO yields the protein MTASDSSAPQPVLILGGGLMGLAVAHQLARRGIPVTVLSRRRSEAAGFVAAGMLAPHAEGLKGALLHLGQLSLSRIPSWVAQIEADSGLPCGLRSTGIVVPFHSANERDAYPTAAFGEHLDHEQLAQELPGINSAWKAGLLFAQDGQIDNRRQLMRALESACVDRGVQFQEGVEVLELFTANDQLSGVRTRDSEGKEATLTCERAVLCSGAWSGQLLPQLPVFPVKGQMLSLQSPRGALRRVIFGPGIYLVPREDGLVVVGATSERNASFSEGLTPQGQTTLKQGIAALLPEAESWPPMERWWGFRPCTPDESPLLGTSPIPGLLLACGHHRNGVLMAGATSELIADLVCTAEPRRDLAALLPSFRWNRFQAS from the coding sequence ATGACCGCCTCAGACAGCTCAGCCCCTCAACCGGTGCTCATCCTTGGTGGAGGGCTGATGGGACTGGCCGTCGCCCATCAACTGGCACGCCGTGGAATCCCAGTGACGGTGCTGAGCAGACGCCGCAGCGAAGCAGCTGGTTTCGTTGCTGCCGGGATGTTGGCGCCCCACGCCGAAGGCCTCAAAGGAGCGCTACTGCACCTGGGACAACTCAGTCTGAGCCGCATACCCAGCTGGGTCGCCCAGATCGAGGCCGACAGTGGTCTTCCCTGCGGGCTTCGTTCCACGGGCATCGTGGTGCCCTTCCACAGCGCCAACGAACGGGACGCTTACCCCACAGCTGCATTCGGCGAGCACCTGGATCATGAACAGCTGGCGCAGGAACTACCAGGCATCAACTCGGCCTGGAAGGCTGGACTGTTATTCGCCCAGGACGGTCAGATCGATAACAGACGTCAGCTCATGCGAGCTCTGGAGAGCGCCTGCGTGGATCGCGGTGTGCAGTTCCAGGAGGGAGTGGAGGTGTTGGAACTGTTCACGGCCAATGACCAGCTGAGCGGAGTGCGCACAAGGGATTCGGAGGGAAAGGAAGCAACACTGACCTGCGAACGCGCCGTGCTCTGCAGCGGCGCCTGGAGCGGGCAGCTGTTGCCTCAGCTGCCGGTGTTCCCAGTGAAAGGTCAGATGCTGTCGCTGCAGAGTCCGCGCGGTGCCCTCCGGCGCGTGATCTTCGGCCCAGGGATTTATCTCGTGCCCCGCGAAGATGGGCTGGTGGTGGTCGGAGCCACCAGCGAACGCAATGCCAGCTTCAGCGAAGGGCTCACTCCACAAGGTCAAACCACCCTCAAACAAGGAATTGCCGCTCTCCTACCCGAAGCCGAGAGCTGGCCTCCCATGGAGCGTTGGTGGGGGTTCCGTCCCTGCACACCTGATGAAAGCCCACTGTTGGGCACGAGTCCGATTCCAGGGCTTCTGCTGGCCTGCGGCCATCATCGCAACGGCGTTCTCATGGCTGGTGCAACCTCTGAACTGATTGCCGATCTCGTCTGCACCGCGGAGCCGAGGCGGGATCTTGCGGCACTGCTACCCAGCTTTCGCTGGAATCGCTTTCAAGCCAGCTGA
- a CDS encoding AarF/ABC1/UbiB kinase family protein: protein MSRWWARPLPWRRGLRALRIWRTVLVLLCLLWWDSCGWTYPGGVSPERRQTRQQQRARWLTRELLHLGSAFIKLGQLLSARPDVLPAGWVAELADLQDKVPAFPFDQAQALLEAELGARCAEIIDLDENPLAAASLAQVHRASLRSGRQVVLKIQRPGLESLFRLDLEVMQQVASVLQRHPQWGRGRDWVAIAQECRRVLLRELDFRLEAQHAARFRQQFLDDPRIRVPGVIWELSTRQVLCLDYLPGIKINNRPELLAAGIDPGEVAEIGAASYLQQLVRFGFFHADPHPGNLAVASDGALIYYDFGMMGQLSERLRRRLGSMVRAAASRDASALVEEMQVAGVIATDVDLGPVRRLVRLMLRDALTPPFSASVIDKLSGDLYELVYGQPFRLPVELIFVMRALSTFEGVGRSLDPGFSLVGIAKPYLLPLMTSSGSGSNDLFNELGRQVGALSSRAVGIPRRLDESLERLEQGDLQLQIRMGESDRQFRRMVTAQQSIGQSVLLGGLALAAAVIGASVRPLWALLPLGAAVPVGMGWLKLQVKLRKDARMESLSSSKG from the coding sequence TTGAGTCGTTGGTGGGCGCGCCCTCTCCCTTGGCGCAGGGGGCTGAGAGCGCTGCGCATTTGGCGCACGGTGTTGGTGCTGCTGTGCCTGCTCTGGTGGGACAGCTGTGGCTGGACGTACCCAGGCGGGGTTTCTCCGGAGCGTCGTCAGACCCGTCAGCAGCAGCGCGCCCGCTGGCTGACCAGGGAATTGCTCCATCTCGGTTCGGCGTTCATCAAGCTCGGTCAATTGCTTTCGGCGCGTCCTGATGTGCTGCCGGCGGGCTGGGTCGCTGAACTGGCTGATCTGCAGGACAAGGTTCCGGCTTTTCCGTTTGATCAAGCCCAGGCTCTGTTGGAAGCAGAGCTGGGTGCGCGCTGCGCGGAGATCATTGATCTCGATGAGAACCCCCTTGCAGCTGCATCGTTGGCCCAGGTGCATCGAGCCAGCCTGCGCAGTGGTCGTCAGGTGGTGCTCAAGATTCAACGACCCGGTTTGGAGTCGCTCTTCCGGCTTGACCTGGAGGTGATGCAACAGGTGGCATCTGTGCTGCAGCGTCATCCTCAGTGGGGCCGAGGTCGTGACTGGGTGGCCATCGCTCAGGAATGCCGGCGTGTGCTGTTGCGTGAGCTGGATTTTCGTCTGGAAGCACAGCACGCTGCCCGCTTTCGTCAGCAGTTTCTGGATGACCCCCGCATTCGTGTTCCCGGTGTGATTTGGGAGCTGAGTACCCGTCAGGTGCTTTGTCTCGATTACTTGCCGGGCATCAAGATCAATAATCGTCCTGAACTCCTGGCGGCTGGCATTGATCCGGGTGAGGTCGCTGAGATCGGTGCCGCCAGCTACCTGCAGCAGTTGGTGCGTTTCGGCTTTTTCCACGCCGATCCCCATCCCGGAAATCTGGCGGTTGCCAGCGATGGTGCTCTGATCTACTACGACTTCGGAATGATGGGGCAGCTGTCCGAGCGGTTGAGACGACGGCTGGGTTCCATGGTTCGGGCAGCGGCGTCTCGCGATGCATCGGCTCTGGTGGAGGAGATGCAGGTGGCTGGTGTGATCGCCACAGATGTGGATCTCGGGCCTGTGCGGCGTTTGGTTCGTCTGATGCTGCGAGATGCACTCACGCCTCCCTTCAGCGCTTCGGTGATCGACAAATTGTCGGGTGATCTCTACGAGCTGGTTTATGGCCAACCGTTTCGTTTGCCGGTGGAGCTGATCTTTGTGATGCGAGCGCTGTCGACTTTTGAGGGAGTGGGACGCAGCCTCGATCCCGGCTTTAGCCTGGTGGGGATTGCCAAGCCTTATCTGCTGCCTCTCATGACTTCCAGTGGATCCGGTTCCAATGATCTCTTCAATGAACTTGGCCGTCAGGTGGGCGCCCTGAGTTCTCGGGCCGTGGGGATTCCCCGTCGCTTGGATGAAAGTCTCGAGCGACTCGAACAGGGAGATCTGCAGCTCCAGATCCGCATGGGTGAATCGGATCGTCAGTTCCGCCGCATGGTCACCGCTCAGCAATCCATTGGTCAGTCGGTGCTGCTCGGAGGCCTGGCTCTGGCGGCGGCTGTCATCGGTGCCAGCGTTCGTCCGCTCTGGGCTCTGCTGCCACTGGGTGCGGCGGTCCCGGTCGGGATGGGCTGGCTCAAGCTTCAGGTGAAACTTCGCAAGGATGCCCGCATGGAATCCTTGTCGTCTTCAAAAGGCTGA
- a CDS encoding adenylate/guanylate cyclase domain-containing protein yields the protein MRTTGKARTCIAITLFGLLCGGLSGWPPALWRSWSKDISDQITLWAGPSKPPAEVVVIAVDDASLQQARWVLEDANPAPWSEGLERWPWPRAVYGKLIERVIAAGSRGVAINVLFAGQSMYGPEDDARLAQTLKRHSSSVALAAEMMEPVDRQGAGGLSLEPPASTLLDALGGLPYLGLTNMLNAEDGSIGPHPEAYGQRVLRPYNFELQQSLPSALLKIAGLEPPHDQADRSLRLYGPEGTITRLSAWEVLDPQRWRNHPLRDRLRDSLVLIGPTLEDNQSSQSTPFGTLSGVELLATATANDLDGSGLRQWPQHPWQKALFSAACSWLIAYLATRRLTLRWRLISCSLGLSSLLLISIITLVQRQTVLPLLAPSAGIVGLASTLAVSSFWREEQERRRLRQTFERYVSPSVVQEILKDRDSAEGILRGKTLNVTVLFSDLEGFTALTRERSQQGRSEELIHQLNRYLGRMVEVVNEHGGTVDKFIGDCVMAVFGSPVSRGTELEARQAVRCAAAMRQALEELNQNWTERGLDPLSCGIGLASGEAVVGQIGSPQRMDFTVIGDTVNLSSRLESLTRKLGTPILMDEQTALLAGAEIATDNLGEQAIKGMNRCQVYRPRLIP from the coding sequence ATGAGAACCACCGGCAAGGCCAGAACATGTATCGCGATCACGCTGTTCGGCCTGCTGTGTGGTGGCCTCAGCGGCTGGCCACCGGCTCTATGGCGGAGCTGGTCCAAAGACATCAGTGATCAGATCACACTCTGGGCGGGGCCCAGCAAACCGCCGGCAGAGGTGGTGGTCATCGCTGTTGATGATGCATCTCTGCAACAGGCACGCTGGGTACTGGAGGATGCGAACCCAGCGCCCTGGAGTGAAGGTCTCGAACGCTGGCCTTGGCCAAGAGCGGTCTACGGGAAGCTGATTGAACGCGTCATCGCAGCTGGCAGTCGTGGTGTGGCGATCAATGTGCTGTTTGCCGGCCAAAGCATGTATGGCCCGGAGGATGATGCCCGCCTCGCACAAACACTGAAGCGCCACAGTTCATCAGTGGCTCTGGCCGCCGAAATGATGGAACCGGTTGATCGCCAGGGGGCGGGCGGTCTCTCCCTCGAGCCCCCCGCATCAACCCTGCTGGATGCTCTGGGCGGCTTGCCCTATCTGGGCCTCACCAACATGCTCAACGCCGAAGACGGCAGTATCGGTCCACATCCAGAAGCCTATGGGCAACGGGTGCTGCGGCCCTACAACTTCGAATTGCAGCAATCCCTCCCCTCCGCCCTGCTGAAGATCGCCGGGCTCGAGCCACCGCACGATCAGGCTGATCGTTCGCTGCGGTTGTATGGACCTGAGGGAACCATCACCCGACTGTCAGCCTGGGAAGTGCTGGACCCGCAGCGTTGGCGCAATCACCCCTTGCGAGACAGGCTCCGAGACAGTCTGGTGCTGATCGGTCCAACTCTGGAAGACAACCAGAGCAGCCAGTCCACACCGTTTGGGACCCTGTCGGGGGTTGAACTCCTGGCCACAGCAACCGCCAATGACCTCGACGGCAGCGGTCTGCGTCAATGGCCTCAGCATCCCTGGCAGAAAGCTCTGTTCAGCGCTGCCTGCAGCTGGCTGATTGCCTATCTGGCCACGCGGCGCCTCACTCTGCGCTGGCGGCTGATCAGTTGCTCACTCGGCCTGAGCAGCCTCCTTCTAATCAGCATCATCACGCTTGTGCAACGCCAGACCGTGCTGCCTTTGCTGGCACCAAGCGCCGGGATCGTTGGCCTGGCTTCCACACTTGCCGTCAGCAGTTTCTGGCGGGAGGAGCAGGAACGTCGACGGCTCCGCCAGACCTTTGAGCGGTATGTGTCCCCAAGCGTGGTCCAGGAAATCCTCAAAGACCGCGACAGCGCTGAAGGCATTCTCAGAGGCAAGACTCTCAACGTGACAGTCCTGTTCAGTGACCTTGAGGGATTCACAGCCCTGACCCGGGAACGATCACAACAAGGGCGCAGCGAAGAGCTCATCCATCAGCTGAATCGCTACCTGGGCCGAATGGTGGAGGTGGTCAACGAGCATGGGGGCACGGTCGACAAGTTCATCGGCGATTGCGTCATGGCCGTTTTTGGATCACCGGTCAGTCGAGGGACTGAGCTGGAAGCCAGGCAGGCGGTTCGTTGTGCAGCAGCCATGCGTCAGGCCCTGGAAGAACTGAATCAGAATTGGACAGAGAGAGGCCTTGATCCGCTCAGCTGTGGCATCGGCCTGGCCAGCGGGGAAGCGGTGGTTGGCCAGATCGGCAGTCCACAACGGATGGATTTCACCGTGATCGGCGACACGGTCAATCTGTCCAGCCGCCTGGAATCACTGACGAGAAAGCTCGGCACGCCCATCCTGATGGATGAACAAACCGCACTCCTTGCTGGGGCAGAGATCGCCACGGACAATCTCGGTGAGCAGGCGATCAAAGGAATGAATCGCTGCCAGGTCTATCGACCCAGGCTCATCCCTTGA
- the argJ gene encoding bifunctional glutamate N-acetyltransferase/amino-acid acetyltransferase ArgJ, with product MAQSSSWTPIEGGVTAPCGFQAAGMTAGLKDSGKPDLALVLAPQGAVCAGTFTTSMVRAACVDLCAERLQASEGCCRAVLINSGQANACTGDRGLIDSQRATQVLADRLGLASDQVLICSTGVIGVPIPMQLLLAGLDPLVEALAVDGGSAAANAILTTDLVEKQIAVEAEIEGRTVRIGGMAKGSGMIHPQMATMLGYLTCDAGVPSEAWQAMVRRAVQRSFNAITVDGDTSTNDTFLAFAAGEPLPADQLDRLEQGVTLVAQHLARAIARDGEGATCLIEVLVEGAASEADALQMARTVCGSSLVKTAVHGRDPNWGRIVAAAGRSGVAFDAQAVSLWIGEHQLMKNGQPLGFDRAAASTYLRERASGRYLEDDAVLIRLLIGSGPGQGRAWGCDLSDQYVRINADYTT from the coding sequence ATGGCGCAATCTTCCAGCTGGACGCCGATCGAAGGCGGTGTCACTGCCCCCTGCGGTTTTCAGGCTGCCGGCATGACAGCTGGTCTCAAGGACTCCGGAAAGCCGGATCTGGCTCTGGTGCTGGCGCCGCAGGGTGCCGTCTGTGCCGGTACGTTCACCACCTCGATGGTGCGGGCGGCCTGCGTGGACCTCTGTGCTGAGCGCTTGCAAGCCAGCGAGGGATGTTGCAGAGCTGTGCTGATCAATTCCGGCCAGGCCAATGCCTGCACCGGAGACCGTGGTCTGATCGACAGCCAGCGCGCCACGCAGGTTCTGGCAGATCGGCTGGGCCTGGCGAGTGATCAGGTTTTGATCTGCTCGACGGGCGTCATCGGCGTTCCAATCCCGATGCAGCTGTTGCTGGCAGGTCTGGATCCGCTCGTGGAGGCTCTTGCAGTCGATGGCGGTTCGGCGGCTGCGAACGCGATCCTCACCACGGATCTGGTGGAGAAGCAGATCGCCGTTGAGGCCGAGATTGAGGGCCGCACCGTGCGCATTGGCGGAATGGCCAAAGGTTCGGGAATGATTCACCCCCAGATGGCCACGATGCTCGGCTATCTCACCTGTGATGCCGGAGTGCCATCAGAGGCTTGGCAGGCCATGGTTCGCCGCGCCGTGCAGCGATCGTTCAATGCCATCACCGTGGATGGCGACACCAGCACCAACGACACGTTTCTGGCCTTCGCCGCCGGTGAACCTCTGCCGGCCGATCAGCTGGATCGACTTGAACAGGGAGTGACTCTGGTCGCTCAACACCTTGCGCGTGCGATCGCTCGTGATGGAGAGGGTGCGACCTGCCTGATCGAGGTGCTTGTGGAGGGAGCTGCATCCGAAGCAGACGCTTTGCAGATGGCCCGCACCGTGTGTGGATCATCGCTGGTGAAAACGGCTGTGCATGGCCGTGATCCCAACTGGGGCCGAATCGTGGCGGCGGCTGGGCGCTCGGGAGTGGCCTTTGATGCGCAGGCGGTTTCTCTCTGGATCGGAGAGCATCAATTAATGAAAAACGGTCAGCCGCTCGGCTTTGATCGGGCTGCGGCGTCGACCTACCTGCGAGAGCGGGCTTCCGGCCGCTACCTCGAAGACGACGCTGTGCTGATTCGTCTGCTGATCGGCTCCGGACCTGGCCAAGGTCGTGCCTGGGGGTGTGATCTGTCCGATCAATACGTGCGCATCAACGCTGATTACACAACTTGA